A genomic stretch from Setaria viridis chromosome 1, Setaria_viridis_v4.0, whole genome shotgun sequence includes:
- the LOC117840295 gene encoding cysteine-rich receptor-like protein kinase 44 — MTTDTSTLVSTLPNNIPASFLKQITDDFSPERELGKGAFGIVYKGILENGELIAVKKLGENPPMALDKTFNNEVGNLMAVRHENIVKLVGFCHESQKKLVPHNGRYIIVDITEIFLCYEYLWKGSLDNYLFAESNRLDWDTRFKIVKGICRGLHFLHNEMDRPVVHMDLKPENILLDDNMVPKIADFGLSRLFGQEQTRMHTQNVVGSLGYMAPEYLYRGEISTQSDIYSLGLLIIQISTGEKNIPDAEDKCGKKFIEKVHENWADRHITSKYASFDANRLQQIEMCVEIGLQCVDHERKKRPSIVDILDKLDGKHSV; from the exons ATGACTACTGACACCAGCACTCTTGTAAGTACATTGCCCAACAATATACCAGCAAGCTTTCTCAAGCAAATCACAGATGATTTCTCTCCTGAGCGAGAACTTGGTAAAGGTGCATTTGGAATAGTGTACAAG GGAATTCTGGAGAATGGTGAATTAATTGCTGTGAAGAAGCTTGGGGAAAACCCACCTATGGCACTTGACAAAACATTTAACAATGAGGTTGGAAATCTTATGGCAGTCCGACATGAAAATATAGTGAAGTTGGTTGGGTTCTGCCATGAATCGCAGAAGAAGTTGGTGCCGCACAATGGAAGATATATCATTGTAGATATAACAGAAATTTTCCTCTGCTATGAATATCTATGGAAGGGAAGCCTTGATAATTATCTATTTG CTGAATCTAATAGACTTGACTGGGACACACGGTTTAAAATAGTTAAAGGAATCTGCAGAGGTTTACATTTCCTACATAATGAAATGGATCGGCCTGTTGTTCATATGGATCTTAAGCCTGAAAATATTTTGTTGGATGATAACATGGTCCCTAAAATTGCGGATTTTGGACTTTCAAGACTATTCGGTCAGGAGCAAACCCGGATGCACACTCAAAATGTTGTGGGATCATT AGGATACATGGCTCCGGAGTATCTATATAGAGGTGAAATCTCTACCCAGTCAGACATATATAGTTTAGGTCTACTAATCATTCAGATCAGCACCGGAGAAAAGAATATACCCGATGCTGAAGACAAGTGTGGGAAGAAATTTATTGAGAAA GTACATGAAAATTGGGCAGATCGCCACATAACATCGAAGTATGCATCTTTTGATGCAAATCGCCTCCAGCAAATTGAAATGTGTGTTGAAATTGGGCTACAATGTGTGGACCATGAACGCAAGAAGAGACCTTCCATAGTGGATATATTAGATAAGCTCGATGGAAAACACTCCGTCTAA
- the LOC140222351 gene encoding uncharacterized protein, producing MPKILDRMPPAFRFRPKELELVEFYLLPRARGQDPYPGVIIEDDAAGSSLPWDLFERHGLGSEDEAYFLVRTSEAKKPGARQDRSCDGGVGSWKIQSSLEKSLLVGGEKISCRKSNLNLHMGKGKNGGSVGWVMHEYSIAAPPCPSLVKICHIAFTGHGKKRKRVPDYQEDCQIGQASSQRARVVATAAGGCSGGMMFDPDSGAVGYASADQVPTQDDILPQSPLLASSDFLGFPSAASANAEQYQELEQLMVEYASADEQRSHLVLTDDSVLQSPYLNISDYLGFPSAAPANAEQYQDLEQQVPSTEEQQVMMPQLMVHTSADEERSQFVPTDDIFLLSPLLDVSDYLGFPSAEPANAEQYQELEQQVPSTAEEDVMMPQLMVYSSADEERSQLVLTNDDIFQQSPLLNSSDSLVFPSAATANAEQGQELEQQVPSTEEEQVMVPQLMEQQPSSMAELEQLNAGELGVDVHSSNFAEQEEFLSSIAVDNNRVVPRIGNMAGGHQDQQDFWSLSRAAGVQSNCAVPDMAAGVLGCAQWGGYCITC from the coding sequence ATGCCGAAGATCCTGGATCGGATGCCTCCCGCCTTCAGGTTCCGCCCGAAGGAACTCGAGCTCGTGGAGTTCTACCTGCTGCCCCGCGCCCGCGGCCAAGATCCATACCCCGGCGTCATCATCGAGGACGACGCGGCGGGGAGCTCGCTGCCCTGGGATCTTTTTGAGCGCCACGGCCTGGGGAGCGAGGATGAGGCCTACTTCCTTGTGCGCACCAGCGAGGCCAAGAAGCCCGGCGCCCGCCAGGACCGCAgctgcgacggcggcgtcgggtcGTGGAAGATTCAGAGCAGCCTGGAGAAGAGcctgctcgtcggcggcgagaaGATCAGCTGCCGCAAGAGCAATCTCAACCTGCACATGGGGAAAGGCAAGAATGGCGGCAGCGTGGGGTGGGTGATGCACGAGTACTCCATCGCCGCGCCGCCATGTCCGTCGCTCGTCAAGATTTGCCACATCGCCTTCACCGGCCACGGGAAGAAGAGAAAGCGCGTCCCGGATTACCAAGAAGACTGCCAGATTGGACAGGCGTCGTCTCAGCGTGCGCGCGTCGTCGCCACGGCGGCCGGTGGTTGTTCTGGGGGGATGATGTTCGATCCTGACTCCGGCGCGGTGGGGTACGCTTCTGCAGATCAGGTTCCGACCCAAGACGACATCTTGCCGCAGAGTCCCCTCCTTGCCAGCAGCGATTTTCTGGGCTTCCCTTCCGCAGCGTCAGCCAACGCAGAGCAGTACCAAGAGTTGGAGCAGTTGATGGTGGAGTACGCTTCTGCAGATGAGCAACGCTCGCATCTTGTCCTGACCGACGACAGCGTCCTGCAGAGTCCTTATCTCAACATCAGCGATTATCTGGGCTTCCCGTCCGCAGCGCCAGCCAATGCAGAGCAGTACCAGGACTTGGAGCAGCAGGTGCCGAGTACAGAGGAGCAGCAGGTCATGATGCCGCAGTTGATGGTGCACACTTCTGCAGATGAAGAACGCTCGCAGTTTGTCCCGACCGACGACATCTTCCTGCTGAGTCCTCTTCTCGATGTCAGCGACTATCTGGGCTTCCCGTCCGCAGAGCCAGCCAATGCAGAGCAGTACCAAGAGCTGGAGCAGCAGGTGCCGAGTACAGCAGAGGAGGATGTCATGATGCCGCAGTTAATGGTGTACTCTTCTGCAGATGAAGAGCGCTCGCAGCTTGTCCTGACCAATGACGACATCTTCCAGCAGAGTCCTCTTCTCAACAGCAGCGATTCTCTAGTCTTCCCATCCGCAGCGACTGCCAATGCAGAGCAGGGCCAAGAGTTGGAGCAGCAGGTGCCGAGTACAGAGGAGGAGCAGGTCATGGTGCCGCAGTTGATGGAGCAACAACCTAGCAGCATGGCGGAACTGGAGCAGCTGAATGCAGGAGAACTGGGGGTTGATGTCCATAGCAGTAACTTTGCTGAGCAGGAGGAATTCTTGAGCTCGATTGCGGTCGATAACAACAGGGTCGTGCCGCGCATCGGCAACATGGCAGGAGGCCACCAAGACCAGCAGGACTTCTGGAGCTTGTCAAGGGCTGCTGGTGTCCAGAGCAATTGCGCCGTGCCAGACATGGCCGCTGGAGTGCTTGGCTGCGCTCAATGGGGAGGCTACTGCATCACCTGCTAG